From a single Microbacterium murale genomic region:
- the dgoD gene encoding galactonate dehydratase, which translates to MTVIIDRVESFPIAPRWLFVRIETDDGLVGWGEASLEGYADVVRAAVDQFAEYLIGKDPGLIEDHWQVLTKSQFYRGGAVLASAVSGIDQALWDLKGKRLGVPVHDLLGGAVRDRIRAYGWIGGDDPAEIADHIAAQVEVGLTAVKMNASGRMNRNGSMAELDAVVARVASARATLGPDRDFAVDLHGRFTLATARRLAPLLEPLHPFFIEEPVVPENSHVIERMVDATTIPIATGERLYSRQEFLPVLQAGVAIAQPDLSHAGGISEVRRIAALAETFDAVIAPHCPLGPLALAACLQVGFATPNHLIQEQSIGIHYNKGAEVLDYVIDTAPLKFVDGGFELLTGAGLGIEIDERAVREASSRWETWQNPIWRHADGSVAEW; encoded by the coding sequence ATGACCGTCATCATCGACCGCGTCGAATCGTTCCCGATCGCACCTCGCTGGCTCTTCGTTCGCATCGAGACCGATGACGGGCTCGTCGGTTGGGGAGAGGCGTCGCTGGAAGGCTACGCCGATGTCGTGCGGGCGGCGGTGGATCAGTTCGCCGAGTACCTCATCGGGAAGGATCCCGGGCTCATCGAGGATCACTGGCAGGTGCTCACCAAGAGCCAGTTCTATCGCGGTGGAGCGGTGCTCGCCAGCGCAGTGTCCGGAATCGATCAGGCGCTCTGGGATCTCAAGGGCAAGCGTCTCGGGGTGCCGGTGCACGACCTTCTCGGCGGTGCGGTGCGCGATCGCATCCGCGCCTATGGCTGGATAGGCGGTGACGATCCGGCAGAGATCGCAGACCACATAGCCGCCCAGGTCGAGGTCGGTCTCACCGCGGTCAAGATGAACGCCTCGGGGAGGATGAACCGCAACGGCTCGATGGCGGAGCTCGACGCCGTCGTCGCGAGAGTCGCCAGTGCACGTGCGACGCTCGGCCCTGATCGTGACTTCGCGGTCGACCTGCACGGCCGCTTCACTCTTGCGACCGCCCGCCGACTGGCACCGCTGCTGGAACCGCTGCATCCGTTCTTCATCGAGGAGCCGGTCGTTCCCGAGAACTCCCACGTGATCGAGCGGATGGTGGATGCCACGACGATCCCGATCGCGACGGGCGAGCGGCTGTACAGCCGACAGGAGTTCCTCCCAGTGCTCCAGGCCGGCGTAGCGATCGCGCAGCCCGACCTCTCCCACGCCGGCGGCATCTCGGAAGTGCGTCGCATCGCGGCCCTCGCCGAGACGTTCGACGCGGTGATCGCCCCGCATTGCCCGCTGGGACCGCTCGCGCTCGCCGCGTGCCTGCAGGTCGGCTTCGCGACGCCGAACCATCTCATCCAGGAGCAGTCGATCGGCATCCATTACAACAAGGGCGCTGAGGTCCTCGACTACGTCATCGACACCGCGCCGTTGAAGTTCGTCGACGGCGGTTTCGAACTGTTGACCGGCGCAGGTCTCGGAATCGAGATCGATGAGCGCGCAGTGCGCGAGGCCTCCTCCCGTTGGGAGACATGGCAGAACCCGATCTGGCGGCACGCCGACGGATCGGTCGCGGAATGGTGA
- a CDS encoding gluconokinase, giving the protein MNAGSTTSIVVMGVQGIGKSTIGKMLAERLGVRFVDGDELHSPQNVELMAAGTPLSDEDREPWLHAVGETLAAHADGVVVACSALRREYRDLIREHDPRVYFVEPWGPIELVRERVGSRTHEYMPASLLQSQYDTLEPLAADERGIRVSVTADPDAIVDAVLADYLPQKGQAE; this is encoded by the coding sequence ATGAACGCAGGATCAACCACCTCGATCGTCGTGATGGGCGTGCAGGGGATCGGCAAGTCGACGATCGGGAAGATGCTCGCCGAGCGGCTCGGAGTCCGCTTCGTCGACGGCGATGAACTGCACTCACCACAGAACGTCGAGCTCATGGCTGCAGGAACGCCGCTCTCGGACGAAGACCGGGAGCCGTGGCTGCACGCGGTGGGCGAGACGCTCGCGGCTCATGCCGACGGCGTGGTGGTGGCGTGCTCAGCCCTGAGGCGTGAGTATCGAGACCTCATCCGCGAACACGATCCGAGGGTGTACTTCGTCGAACCGTGGGGGCCGATCGAGCTGGTGCGCGAGCGCGTGGGCTCACGCACGCACGAGTACATGCCTGCGTCTCTGCTGCAGTCGCAGTACGACACACTAGAGCCGCTCGCGGCCGACGAGCGCGGTATCCGCGTCAGTGTGACCGCCGATCCCGACGCGATCGTCGATGCGGTCCTGGCCGATTACCTCCCGCAGAAAGGACAGGCCGAATGA
- a CDS encoding carbohydrate ABC transporter permease: MTTTADTRTLVTGGARPPMRRRRKFRWGPVGRFVGLALIVLAFLGPIVWMVLASFKLNVQIYDPTKAFLFDPTLENYGTVFDPRRGNYLVYIWNSFFVAFMATALSLVLAVPAAYAMSRFMMNKSAMVVLLARIIPGVSLLVPWYFIFAQLKMTGGYLPLILSHMFVSLPLILYIMMSFFDQLPEELEESAQVDGLTAIGAFFRITLPLSVPGIATATILSFIFSWNNFMFALVLSGNATKTLPVAIFDFIGYASIDWGALMAASVVVTTPIMLIALFTQRYIVTGLTAGATKG, encoded by the coding sequence ATGACGACCACGGCAGACACCCGCACGCTCGTCACCGGCGGTGCGAGGCCTCCGATGCGGCGTCGACGGAAGTTCCGCTGGGGCCCAGTGGGACGATTCGTCGGGCTTGCGCTCATTGTGCTGGCATTCCTCGGCCCGATCGTGTGGATGGTGCTGGCGAGCTTCAAGCTCAACGTGCAGATCTACGATCCGACCAAGGCGTTCCTCTTCGACCCGACGCTCGAGAACTACGGCACGGTGTTCGACCCGCGCCGCGGCAATTATCTCGTCTACATCTGGAACTCGTTCTTCGTCGCCTTCATGGCGACGGCGCTGTCACTGGTGCTGGCTGTTCCCGCCGCCTACGCCATGAGTCGATTCATGATGAACAAATCGGCGATGGTGGTGCTGCTGGCACGCATCATCCCCGGCGTCAGCCTTCTGGTGCCGTGGTACTTCATCTTCGCCCAGTTGAAGATGACTGGTGGGTACCTGCCGCTGATCCTCTCGCACATGTTCGTGTCCTTGCCGCTGATCCTCTACATCATGATGTCGTTCTTCGATCAGCTGCCAGAAGAGCTGGAGGAGTCCGCGCAGGTCGACGGTCTCACGGCGATCGGGGCGTTCTTCCGGATCACCCTGCCGCTGTCGGTGCCGGGCATCGCGACCGCGACGATCCTGTCGTTCATCTTCTCGTGGAACAACTTCATGTTCGCTCTGGTGCTCTCCGGCAACGCGACGAAGACATTGCCGGTGGCGATCTTCGACTTCATCGGCTATGCCTCGATCGACTGGGGCGCGCTGATGGCCGCCTCCGTGGTCGTGACGACGCCCATCATGCTGATCGCGCTGTTCACGCAGCGATACATCGTGACCGGACTCACCGCCGGCGCGACGAAGGGCTGA
- a CDS encoding carbohydrate ABC transporter permease, with the protein MTALRDPEVVGARERFSRWANRHRKWLFAGPSIIFTALLLAIPLGWTLFLSFTDAKRSVRRKFDFNGLDNYVEALTDTERFWPAVWRTFAFTGGALFFELILGMIIALLLWKPFRGQGVVRTIILLPLVATPVAVGMMWRLLFEPNIGFVNEMLSWVGIPPQPWLADPATSLATLTFVDIWQWTPMVALILLAGLTGLSDEPQEAAKVDGANGWQRFWYVTVPLMRPVIIAAVLLRGIDALKTFDILYATKGKGGGAFHDVETLNVYAYGLSFDYNEYGLASAVLILFFLLILGVIWVLQMQRKGKDS; encoded by the coding sequence ATGACTGCACTACGCGACCCCGAGGTTGTCGGGGCGAGGGAACGATTCAGCCGCTGGGCCAACCGGCATCGCAAGTGGCTGTTCGCGGGTCCCTCGATCATCTTCACGGCGCTGCTGCTCGCGATCCCGCTGGGCTGGACGCTGTTCCTCAGCTTCACCGACGCCAAGCGCTCGGTTCGCCGCAAGTTCGACTTCAACGGACTCGACAACTACGTCGAGGCCCTCACCGACACCGAGCGCTTCTGGCCTGCGGTGTGGCGCACGTTCGCCTTCACTGGTGGAGCACTGTTCTTCGAGTTGATCCTCGGAATGATCATCGCGCTGCTGCTGTGGAAGCCCTTCCGGGGTCAGGGCGTCGTGAGAACCATCATCCTGCTGCCACTGGTGGCGACACCCGTCGCCGTCGGCATGATGTGGCGGCTGCTCTTCGAACCGAACATCGGCTTCGTGAACGAGATGCTGTCGTGGGTCGGCATCCCGCCTCAGCCATGGCTCGCTGACCCCGCCACCTCGCTGGCCACGCTGACGTTCGTCGACATCTGGCAGTGGACGCCCATGGTGGCGCTCATCCTGCTCGCCGGACTCACCGGGCTTTCGGATGAACCGCAGGAAGCGGCGAAGGTCGACGGAGCGAACGGCTGGCAGCGATTCTGGTACGTGACCGTGCCGCTGATGCGTCCCGTGATCATCGCTGCGGTGCTGCTGCGCGGCATCGACGCGCTGAAGACATTCGACATCCTCTACGCCACCAAGGGCAAGGGCGGCGGTGCCTTCCACGACGTGGAGACGCTCAACGTCTACGCGTACGGGCTGAGCTTCGACTACAACGAGTACGGATTGGCGTCGGCGGTTCTCATCCTGTTCTTCCTGCTGATCCTGGGTGTGATCTGGGTTCTCCAGATGCAGAGAAAGGGCAAGGACTCATGA
- a CDS encoding ABC transporter substrate-binding protein translates to MKYRSKTARFVAAATTAVVAGTLVSCSSGSEPDGGEGIEGTTIRVTLANHVWTETLKDLIPEFEEETGAKVEISQLAEDQLSDQYNVKLNAGTDEIDVLMYRPLQENKLFASNGYLSDITEQVEGDTDWDWSDFQSGPASLTTYEEAVVGVPIITERTVLYYRKDLLEEAGLEVPTTLEELDAAAAAIHALHPEVAGYIGRTGKSAAVTQFSAFLFSSGGQWIDEDGKSAIDSEEARGAYQYYGDLISNHTDATINPEMSWPEAFAVFQQGQAAFIADADSLYKNMTDPSQSTVADQVGFAAFPEGEAGSKPYNVAAWALAINETSANQEAAWQFIKWATSKEITLEMSTLGVMGARTSVWDDADATAEYPAELVEAIKINGENGVGEDRPLVIQVAEAREIVGEPIVAAIAGGDVDAAVESANKAFDEFLLEDAE, encoded by the coding sequence GTGAAGTACCGATCCAAGACCGCCCGCTTCGTCGCGGCGGCAACCACGGCAGTCGTCGCAGGAACCCTCGTCAGCTGCAGCTCGGGCTCGGAGCCCGACGGGGGCGAGGGGATCGAAGGCACGACCATTCGCGTCACCCTCGCCAACCACGTCTGGACCGAGACGCTCAAGGACCTCATCCCGGAGTTCGAAGAGGAGACCGGAGCCAAGGTCGAGATCTCTCAGCTCGCGGAGGACCAGCTCTCCGACCAGTACAACGTCAAGCTCAATGCCGGCACCGACGAGATCGACGTGCTGATGTACCGCCCGCTGCAGGAGAACAAGCTGTTCGCCAGCAACGGCTATCTCTCGGACATCACCGAACAGGTGGAAGGCGACACGGATTGGGACTGGTCCGATTTCCAGTCCGGACCGGCATCCCTGACCACCTATGAGGAGGCGGTCGTCGGCGTCCCGATCATCACGGAGCGCACCGTGCTGTACTACCGCAAGGATCTGCTCGAGGAAGCGGGTCTCGAGGTACCGACCACGCTGGAAGAGCTCGACGCCGCTGCGGCAGCGATCCACGCGCTGCACCCAGAGGTCGCCGGCTATATCGGCCGCACCGGCAAGTCTGCTGCCGTCACCCAGTTCAGCGCGTTCCTGTTCAGCTCCGGCGGGCAGTGGATCGACGAGGACGGCAAGTCAGCGATCGACAGCGAAGAGGCCCGTGGCGCCTACCAGTACTACGGTGACCTGATCAGCAATCACACCGACGCCACCATCAACCCCGAGATGAGCTGGCCGGAAGCGTTCGCCGTGTTCCAGCAGGGCCAGGCCGCGTTCATCGCAGACGCTGACAGCCTCTACAAGAACATGACCGACCCCTCGCAGTCGACGGTCGCCGACCAGGTCGGATTCGCGGCCTTCCCCGAGGGTGAAGCAGGTTCCAAGCCGTACAACGTGGCGGCGTGGGCGCTCGCCATCAACGAGACTTCTGCGAACCAGGAAGCCGCATGGCAGTTCATCAAGTGGGCGACCTCGAAAGAGATCACGCTCGAGATGTCGACACTCGGTGTGATGGGCGCTCGTACATCGGTGTGGGATGACGCGGACGCCACTGCCGAATACCCGGCTGAGCTCGTCGAGGCGATCAAGATCAACGGTGAGAACGGCGTCGGTGAGGATCGCCCCCTCGTGATCCAGGTGGCTGAGGCACGCGAGATCGTCGGCGAGCCGATCGTCGCGGCGATCGCCGGCGGCGACGTGGACGCCGCGGTCGAAAGCGCGAACAAGGCGTTCGACGAGTTCCTCCTCGAAGACGCCGAGTAA
- a CDS encoding FadR/GntR family transcriptional regulator, translating into MTPPSGIEADPAPPTASAPAVDRRNLVFDTLGREICAGVIGPQTTFTTESIESRFQVSRSVVREALRALEAQGLITPKRRVGMRVLPLTDWNVYDLQVIRWRLAGPSRVAQLRSLTELRGAIEPAAARMAAMRAPLNQASDLVGLAGRLWAAGREGDAAKFLELDKEFHSLILTMSGNEMFAQLHHLVAEVLTGRTQYDLMPQFPAPEALQMHVDIATAIQTGNAEKAAASMVAIMDRTLVEMSSIWEQEAPIVD; encoded by the coding sequence ATGACTCCGCCATCCGGCATCGAGGCCGATCCGGCTCCCCCCACTGCATCCGCCCCCGCTGTAGACCGACGCAACCTCGTCTTCGACACGCTCGGGCGAGAGATCTGCGCCGGTGTGATCGGGCCTCAGACCACGTTCACGACCGAGTCGATCGAGAGCAGATTCCAGGTGTCGCGCTCCGTGGTCCGCGAAGCGCTGCGCGCCCTCGAAGCGCAGGGGCTCATCACGCCCAAGAGACGCGTCGGCATGCGCGTGCTCCCGCTCACCGACTGGAACGTGTACGACTTGCAGGTCATCCGCTGGCGGCTCGCGGGCCCCAGCAGAGTCGCGCAGTTGCGTTCGCTCACCGAACTGCGCGGAGCCATCGAACCGGCCGCAGCGCGGATGGCAGCGATGCGTGCGCCGCTGAATCAGGCGAGCGACCTCGTCGGCCTCGCGGGACGGCTGTGGGCAGCCGGACGGGAAGGCGACGCGGCGAAGTTCCTGGAGCTGGACAAGGAGTTCCACTCGCTGATCCTGACGATGAGCGGCAACGAGATGTTCGCCCAGTTGCATCACCTCGTGGCAGAGGTGCTCACCGGCCGAACCCAGTACGACCTCATGCCGCAGTTCCCCGCCCCCGAAGCGCTGCAGATGCACGTCGACATCGCGACCGCGATCCAGACCGGAAACGCGGAGAAGGCGGCCGCTTCGATGGTCGCGATCATGGATCGCACTCTCGTCGAGATGAGCTCGATCTGGGAGCAGGAAGCTCCTATCGTCGACTGA
- a CDS encoding response regulator transcription factor, with amino-acid sequence MTSDQPDLRRPDGSPLRILAVDDEQMLTDLLAMALRMEGWEVRTASSGLEALQVARDFEPDALLLDIMMPDLDGMSVLRRLRESGNLVPVLFLTAKDAVGDRIAGLTAGGDDYVTKPFSLEEVIARLRAIIRRTGLASTDDGQSILRVGDLTLNEDSHEVEREGTEIELTATEFELLRYLMRNERRVLSKAQILDRVWSYDFGGKSSVVELYISYLRKKIDAGRAPLLHTVRGVGYMIKAPH; translated from the coding sequence ATGACCAGTGATCAGCCCGACCTGCGCCGCCCAGACGGCTCACCCCTGCGCATCCTCGCCGTGGACGACGAGCAGATGCTCACAGACCTGCTCGCCATGGCGCTGCGCATGGAAGGTTGGGAAGTGCGCACGGCATCATCCGGCCTCGAGGCGCTCCAGGTCGCGCGCGACTTCGAGCCGGATGCGCTGCTGCTCGACATCATGATGCCCGACCTCGACGGAATGAGCGTTCTGCGACGCCTTCGCGAATCGGGCAACCTCGTGCCCGTGCTTTTCCTGACGGCGAAGGACGCCGTCGGCGACCGCATCGCCGGGCTCACAGCCGGCGGCGACGACTACGTCACGAAGCCGTTCAGCCTTGAGGAGGTGATCGCGCGCCTGCGCGCGATCATCCGCCGCACCGGACTCGCCAGCACAGACGACGGTCAGTCGATCCTTCGCGTCGGCGACCTCACCCTCAACGAGGACAGTCACGAGGTCGAGCGCGAAGGCACCGAGATCGAGTTGACCGCCACCGAATTCGAGCTGCTGCGCTACCTCATGCGCAACGAGCGCCGCGTGCTCTCGAAAGCACAGATCCTCGACCGGGTGTGGAGCTACGACTTCGGCGGCAAGTCCTCCGTCGTGGAGCTCTACATCTCGTACCTGCGCAAGAAGATCGACGCCGGTCGCGCGCCTCTGCTGCACACCGTCCGCGGCGTCGGGTACATGATCAAGGCTCCGCATTGA
- a CDS encoding sensor histidine kinase — MSRPPLTLQTRLMAAVIGFVSVILIIVAVITSATLGTSLEGRLQDQLRSTADDTTTLVAQQAFRSAVTGDPLTARTALAGAHFQVSGLLLAIYTSNGPEGVVLNSDGTTDLTDAQVLQLDDAVKTSPGASITLDGLGSFQLTVTKTNGIGIVTGLPRDEVQSTMAQLLTVITLATLGGLILLALTTTITIRMSLRPLRAVARTATRVANQPLDRGEVTITERVPDAEADPRTETGLVGASLNKLLDHVNDSLASRQKNEERMRRFVADASHELRTPLASIRGYSELSLRDRELPETAQTALERIQAQSLRMTRLVEDLLLLARLDEGQELVHGTVDLTQLALEGLTDARPTAPAHHWIIDVPEEPVVMLGDAGRLHQVVANLLANARTHTPDGTTITLSVAREGDEAVIRVHDDGPGIEPQVREELFARFARGDSSRARQTGGTGLGLAIAKAIVEGHNGTIGVESEPGDTTFTVRFPLTPVSAPAPTP; from the coding sequence ATGTCGCGACCCCCGCTGACTCTGCAGACGCGGCTGATGGCCGCCGTCATCGGGTTCGTGTCGGTCATCCTCATCATCGTCGCCGTCATCACCAGTGCGACGCTCGGCACTTCCTTGGAAGGACGACTGCAGGATCAATTGCGCTCGACCGCCGATGACACCACGACTCTTGTGGCGCAGCAGGCGTTTCGCTCCGCCGTCACCGGCGACCCGCTGACGGCACGCACGGCATTGGCTGGCGCGCACTTCCAGGTCTCGGGCCTGCTGCTTGCCATCTACACGTCGAACGGCCCGGAGGGAGTGGTGCTCAATTCCGATGGGACCACAGACCTGACCGATGCTCAGGTCCTTCAGCTCGACGACGCCGTGAAGACCTCGCCCGGTGCTTCCATCACGCTCGATGGCCTCGGTTCCTTCCAACTCACGGTGACGAAGACCAACGGCATCGGAATCGTCACGGGCCTCCCGCGCGATGAGGTGCAGAGCACCATGGCGCAACTGCTCACCGTGATCACGCTCGCCACCCTCGGCGGGCTCATCCTGCTCGCGCTCACGACGACCATCACGATCCGGATGAGCCTGCGCCCGCTGAGGGCCGTGGCCCGGACGGCGACCAGGGTGGCGAACCAGCCGCTGGATCGCGGAGAAGTCACCATCACCGAGCGGGTGCCAGACGCCGAAGCGGATCCACGCACGGAGACCGGCCTTGTCGGCGCCTCGCTGAACAAGCTGCTCGACCACGTGAACGATTCGCTCGCGTCTCGTCAGAAGAACGAGGAGCGGATGCGACGGTTCGTCGCCGATGCGAGCCACGAGCTGCGCACGCCGCTGGCCTCGATCCGCGGATACTCGGAGTTGTCGCTGCGGGATCGCGAACTGCCGGAGACAGCGCAGACTGCACTGGAGCGCATCCAGGCGCAGTCGCTGCGGATGACTCGACTGGTCGAGGACCTGCTGCTTCTGGCCCGCCTCGACGAGGGGCAGGAACTCGTGCACGGCACGGTCGATCTCACGCAACTGGCGCTCGAAGGACTCACCGATGCACGTCCGACGGCGCCGGCGCACCACTGGATCATCGATGTCCCCGAAGAGCCGGTGGTCATGCTCGGAGATGCGGGAAGACTGCACCAAGTGGTCGCCAACCTGCTCGCCAACGCCCGCACCCATACACCGGACGGCACCACCATCACGCTGAGCGTGGCGAGGGAAGGCGACGAGGCGGTCATCCGGGTGCACGACGACGGCCCTGGGATCGAACCGCAGGTGCGTGAGGAGCTGTTCGCCCGCTTCGCCAGAGGCGACAGCTCTCGTGCGCGTCAGACGGGCGGCACGGGTCTGGGCCTTGCAATCGCCAAGGCCATCGTGGAGGGCCACAATGGCACGATCGGGGTGGAATCCGAGCCCGGTGACACGACCTTCACCGTGCGTTTTCCCCTGACTCCGGTCAGTGCCCCCGCTCCCACCCCGTAA
- a CDS encoding flavodoxin reductase: MTYSFTAVRQRVLAVLGAMSMYRLVLFSLVALALIALVLSLFGVIVSPTPIELLASFVVLTLVISAVDAAVQRLLHLPWRIESSLVTALIMLFVMRPGVEPAALIGLALAGVLASVSKYLIAWRGRHILNPAAFGAAVVSIIGSFGAFEWLGTSASWWVGNGALAIPVAVLGLAVLWRTEKVRVVLVFLLIAIVTAVVRQAVQAQQFDIEFNLVTALQFAVLQSPFLFLGAFMVSEPLTLPPRRWQQFWVAALVGVLAGWPILVGGLFTLGQERALLIGNLLAFAFALRGSVRLTLEKREFITPTAQELTFRARGKLKFLPGQYLELDVPHHHPDARGTRREFSIVSAPADLPILRIAYKNGDQKHPSSYKRALAAAEPGATLAVTGTWGDFVMPRGDAPVLMVAAGIGVTPFVSQLRQLHAEGRTRDVVLIYVAAEASELAFRAELAETGVRTVVFTRDAPADLPEHWTWAQGVRLGAEGLERIVADISTRHAFISGPPRLIADLAPALQKAHSLTTDAFAGY; this comes from the coding sequence GTGACGTACTCATTCACGGCTGTTCGTCAGCGGGTCCTGGCGGTTCTCGGCGCCATGTCGATGTACCGCCTCGTGTTGTTCTCGCTCGTGGCGCTCGCTCTGATCGCACTGGTGCTGTCGCTGTTCGGCGTCATCGTGTCGCCGACCCCGATCGAGCTGCTGGCATCTTTCGTGGTGCTCACGCTCGTGATCTCTGCGGTCGATGCTGCCGTGCAACGTCTGCTCCACTTGCCGTGGCGCATCGAGTCGTCGCTCGTCACCGCGCTGATCATGCTGTTCGTCATGCGGCCCGGCGTGGAACCGGCGGCGCTGATCGGCCTCGCGCTGGCGGGTGTCTTGGCCAGTGTCTCGAAGTACCTGATCGCATGGCGCGGTCGTCACATCCTCAACCCGGCAGCGTTCGGCGCGGCAGTGGTCTCGATTATCGGCTCTTTCGGCGCGTTCGAATGGCTCGGCACCTCGGCATCGTGGTGGGTCGGCAACGGCGCGTTGGCGATCCCTGTGGCGGTGCTGGGGCTCGCGGTGCTCTGGCGCACCGAGAAGGTGCGCGTCGTGCTCGTGTTCCTGCTGATCGCGATCGTCACTGCAGTCGTGCGTCAGGCCGTGCAGGCTCAGCAGTTCGACATCGAATTCAACCTTGTGACCGCCCTGCAGTTCGCGGTGCTGCAGAGTCCATTCCTGTTTCTGGGCGCGTTCATGGTGTCGGAGCCGCTGACACTCCCGCCGCGGCGCTGGCAGCAGTTCTGGGTCGCCGCTCTCGTCGGCGTGCTCGCCGGCTGGCCGATCCTCGTGGGCGGACTGTTCACGCTCGGCCAGGAGCGGGCGCTGCTGATCGGCAATCTGCTGGCATTCGCCTTCGCATTGCGCGGATCCGTGCGACTGACGCTCGAGAAGCGCGAGTTCATCACGCCGACCGCGCAGGAGCTCACCTTCCGCGCCAGAGGGAAGTTGAAGTTCCTGCCCGGTCAGTATCTCGAGTTGGACGTGCCGCACCACCATCCAGACGCGCGCGGAACACGACGGGAGTTCAGCATCGTCTCGGCACCGGCCGACCTGCCGATACTGCGCATCGCGTACAAGAACGGTGATCAGAAGCATCCCTCGAGCTACAAGCGCGCGCTCGCGGCCGCGGAACCCGGCGCCACGCTCGCAGTCACCGGCACGTGGGGAGACTTCGTCATGCCGAGGGGAGACGCGCCGGTGCTCATGGTCGCCGCGGGAATCGGCGTCACGCCCTTCGTCTCGCAGCTTCGGCAGCTGCATGCCGAAGGGCGCACGCGCGATGTCGTGCTGATCTATGTTGCCGCTGAGGCCTCCGAGCTCGCGTTCCGTGCAGAGCTCGCCGAGACCGGAGTGCGCACGGTGGTGTTCACCAGAGACGCCCCGGCAGACCTGCCGGAGCACTGGACGTGGGCGCAGGGCGTGCGTCTGGGCGCCGAAGGACTCGAGCGCATCGTCGCAGACATCTCCACGCGCCATGCGTTCATATCCGGGCCTCCGCGGCTCATCGCCGACCTCGCGCCCGCACTGCAGAAGGCGCACTCACTGACGACGGACGCCTTCGCCGGGTACTGA
- a CDS encoding FAD:protein FMN transferase: MSVWGFDAIGTRWEIETETPLDEPERARVSAAIGSFDRTWSRFRDDSLVTVLAHSGGDVGAPADAAAMLEVYRELSDATDGAVNPLVGESLSALGYDAEVSLLAGEPRPAPADWTSILTWSGARLSVATPVQIDVGALGKGRLVDLVLAELGDVPGSVTVDGGGDIAVRGDEVRIGLEHPFDRTKAIGVASIRDQALCASATNRRAWGDGLHHVLDARTGAPVRTWAATWAIAPDAMHADAAATALFFGGGAELAARWGVEWVRMSTTGMAERSAECPVELFTTPGVRR; the protein is encoded by the coding sequence ATGTCCGTATGGGGCTTCGACGCGATCGGCACCCGTTGGGAGATCGAAACCGAGACTCCGCTGGACGAACCCGAACGTGCACGGGTGAGCGCCGCGATCGGTTCCTTCGATCGCACGTGGTCGCGTTTTCGCGACGATTCGCTCGTAACCGTGCTCGCTCACAGCGGTGGTGACGTGGGCGCGCCCGCGGATGCCGCGGCGATGCTCGAGGTGTATCGCGAGCTCTCAGATGCCACAGACGGCGCGGTGAATCCTCTGGTGGGTGAGAGCCTCAGCGCGCTCGGCTATGACGCCGAGGTGTCTCTGCTCGCTGGTGAGCCTCGTCCGGCGCCCGCCGACTGGACCAGCATCCTCACCTGGTCCGGCGCGCGATTGTCCGTGGCGACGCCGGTACAGATCGATGTCGGCGCGCTCGGCAAGGGGCGCCTCGTCGATCTCGTGCTCGCGGAGCTCGGCGACGTTCCAGGCAGCGTTACCGTGGATGGCGGCGGTGACATCGCTGTGCGCGGCGATGAGGTGCGCATCGGCCTCGAGCATCCGTTCGATCGGACGAAGGCGATCGGCGTCGCGAGCATCCGAGACCAGGCGCTGTGCGCCTCCGCCACCAACAGGCGCGCCTGGGGCGACGGGTTGCATCATGTGCTCGACGCCCGCACAGGAGCGCCGGTGCGCACGTGGGCGGCGACCTGGGCGATCGCTCCGGATGCGATGCATGCGGATGCCGCCGCGACGGCGCTGTTCTTCGGCGGTGGCGCGGAGCTCGCTGCCCGCTGGGGCGTCGAGTGGGTGCGGATGAGCACGACAGGCATGGCGGAGCGTTCGGCCGAGTGCCCGGTCGAGTTGTTCACAACCCCCGGCGTTCGCAGATAG
- a CDS encoding FMN-binding protein, with protein sequence MMSMSVSSSVRKSAAVVGVAGLLVLAGCSGAADAEDAPDTGADTDTGTGSDTQSSSDAGEYADGTYSADGSYQTPETVEQISVTLTLEDGFVTDVEVTGDPQARETEQYQGEFIDGIAAEVVGVAIDDLNVSRVAGSSLTSGGFNAAVEEIKDQAAA encoded by the coding sequence ATGATGAGCATGAGCGTTTCGTCCTCCGTTCGTAAGAGCGCTGCTGTCGTCGGAGTCGCCGGACTCCTCGTGCTGGCCGGCTGCTCCGGCGCCGCCGACGCCGAGGATGCCCCGGACACCGGCGCGGACACCGATACCGGAACGGGCTCCGACACGCAGAGCTCGTCGGATGCCGGTGAATACGCCGACGGGACCTACTCGGCCGACGGTTCCTACCAGACCCCGGAGACGGTCGAGCAGATCTCGGTCACTCTCACCCTCGAGGACGGCTTCGTCACCGACGTCGAGGTGACCGGCGACCCTCAGGCTCGCGAGACCGAGCAGTACCAGGGGGAGTTCATCGACGGCATCGCGGCGGAGGTCGTCGGCGTCGCCATCGACGATCTGAACGTCAGTCGCGTCGCCGGATCGTCGCTCACGAGCGGTGGCTTCAACGCGGCCGTCGAAGAGATCAAGGATCAGGCCGCGGCCTGA